DNA sequence from the Pseudocalidococcus azoricus BACA0444 genome:
CTGTTGCTTTGACTTCCCAGAGGCGAATTACACGATAACGGTGAACTGTGTTTTCGGTTTGAAAGTAATCCATTTGAGCATTAGCGGACGTAGTGGGTCGGAGAAATAAGACAACTTGCCTAATGGGAAGGCGATACTGGCGATAGAGGCGGGTGTAATAGTCGAGCATTCTGAGGGGCATTTCTGGGTCGGCTTGAGTTTGGAATTCCAGGTGTAAAATTTGCTCGCCAACTTGTAAAAAACTGACAAAATCAGCGCGGATCGGTTCAACAGAGAGTTCAGTTTTGAGAATGTTGATCAGAGTATCTCCAACTGCTTCTCCCAACAGCCATGTGATAAAGGGTCTCGGATTACTCTCGATCAGGGATTTGCAGAGATTGTCTTGATTCATGGAACCATTTAGATTTTGAACTGTACTATCAAGGCACAGTTTTTTGCAGGATTTAGAATTTTGAGAACTAGGATTTGACAACGGTGGTAGCGCCAAACAGCATATTCATGATCCCCATAGAAATTGTGATTTGAGCTACTTCTCTGAGACTGTGATCAAGTTGACAAAAATCTGATCGTTCCCGCAAGGCCTGGAGGAGCAAAAACTGATGTTCTGCATCGAGAGTCGCAACATAATCTGCCGTGAGTTTATAGATGGGAATCGTTTTATAAAAGTCAATCTGTTGGCGGAGTTTGCGTTGCCAGAGTTGTTTGGCCTCTAGGCGATCTAGGTTAGCTTTTGTGGTGGCGTTTTTAAGCTCTTGGTTAATCTGTTGGGCCTGGTTAAAGATGGCCTGGGATACCACTGGAATTAAGCCTGATTTGACGGCCATAAACCCAAACGCAAAGATTCCCACCAAGGCCAGTAAAAAGAGCAAAGCGAGCAGTAACCACAGGATTGGGAAACGGTTGATCCAGGCCTGGCGAATCACAATCAGAATTCCCTGCACAACAGCCAAGCTAACTAAACTTAAAAGGCTATAAAAAATGACAATAGAGGCTTTTCCCTGCCGAGTCATGGCTTTCAGATCCCCTGGCTGAATCCCCAAGGCTCCTATGCGACGGCTAATCGTCTGGTGAATTTCATTCAGGCGGCGTTGATAGGTGAGTTCAATGTCCTGGCAGTCCTGCTCTAAGCGTTCGGAAACACGATTCATTTTCTGGGGGTTAAAAATATCTCGATAGTAGGGTGGGGTTTTGGGAGTTGGCTCGTCTTGAGTCTGCCAGGCCGGGTCAGTAGGGCGGGAAAAGGTGGGGCGGGTTTCTTGTTCAGAAAGGACTTGATAGGCCTCATTAATTTTTTTGAAATGTTCCTCAACTAAATGACGGGCTTTTTCCGGTGTGCCGGGGGGGAGTTTATCGGGGTGATATTCTTTGCACAGTTGAAGAAAGGCAGCTTTAATGTCAGCTTTTGAGGCTCGCGGCGATAGGCCCAAGAGTTCGTAATAATCATTCATGCCAACCTACTGAATCAGAATAAATGCTTATGCCGGAGTCGCAATCAAATGTTTTTGCAAATGAGTGGCTAATTGGCTAACAGATAGGCGGGGTGAGGGGCGCGGAATTGGCATCTCTTGGCCATTAATCATCTGCTTGAGGACAGGAACCTCGTACTGATAGGCATTCAACCAACGATCCTGAGTTGTAATGTCGCGAATTTCCAACTCAAATAGTAGGTCTTGAATCTGATTTAATTTTTCCACCAGGCCCGCACAGAGATGACATCCCGGCTTACTGTAGAGAATTAAATGCACCATTGAAGCACCGTTAGGGAGTGGGGGGCGCGCCGAGGACAGTTTTGGAGGCCAAGAGGGTTTTCTTGCGCTCGGACTGGCTGAGTTCTTCCCCGGCCTGGAGTTGGGTAGCGGTTCTTTGCAGGACGGTCGCCCCATTTTGATCCCCCATTTGCAGGGCCGTTTTGGCCGCCGTTTGGAGCAGAGTTGCCGCCCCGGCCTTATCCCCCGCCGCCAGTTTTTTCTCAGCCATTTGGGTTTGACGATATTTTCCCAAGGCGAGAATACTCTTTTGAACCTCTAAATCCGGTTGGGGCTGGTATGTGGCTTCGGCTTTGATCATCAGGGGAATTTTCTCAGAGAGCAATCCCGTCAGGCCTTGGGCTGGATCGTCGTATTTCACCTGGAGTTCCGCAATGGGGTGAGTTCCGCTGGGTAAGGGGTCTAGATAAACATTGATCAAGAGGGTGCGGGGGCTGGCGACTAAAATATCCCCAATCCGAATACTGGCCTGGCTGGGGGAGAGGCGGCTAATTTGTTGATCCAATTCAATGGTTTCTGGGGCAACTTGGGCAGCAGCTTTCAGGTCGGCTAATTTCACCCCTGGCCCAAGGTTGATCTCTAAATGGGCGTTGGTTAAGCCAATGGATTGGATCCGGTTGAACAACGCTTGAAATACAGAGATGGCCTGTTCTGGATATTCAATGTAACTGAGTAATCCAGCCCCAGCATCGGCAATTTTTTCGAGGGTATATTGATTCCAATGTTCGCCAAACCCCAGAGCATTAAAGGTGATGTTATAGCTGGTGGCCAATTGGGCATAGGTGAGGCATTTTTCATTACTGCCATGTTCATTTTCGCCATCGGTTAAGACAAAGGCCTGGGAAATGGCATCTTTTTTTCCTTCTGCCAGTTGCTCTAAGCCTAATTTCATCCCTAAATCTATGGCGGTTCCTCCGGCGGCGGTGACTGAGGCAATTTTGGCTTTCATTTGGGCCGGATTGGTGACCGTTTGGTTGGGAACGAGGACTTTGGCCGTGTGATCAAAAATAACAATGGCTAGGCGATCCTGGGGGCGCATCCGATCCACAATACTTTGGGCCGCTTTTTTAACAGTTTCTAGGGGTTGCCCGGCCATGGAGCCACTGTGATCCAAAATGAGGCAGACATTCAGGGGGGGATTGGGGCCGGTTTGGTTGGCCTGGGCCGAGAGGGAGACGGAAATTTGGCGTTGGCTGGCCTGGTTAGCGGGAAGGGCCGCATCACTCAAACTGGCCTGGAGTTGGATGATCATTGGGGTTATAAACTCTACAGGTAAGGGTTAAACTCAGCTGCAGCCAGTGTTCTTGGGTAATGAAAAAAGTCTAGCATAGGGGTTGGCGGGGTGATTTTTGGTGATTGGGCCTATCTCCTCCCCAGAATCTTGTCCTATTCCGAGTGTGACCCCACCCAAAACCAAACTATTTTTTCTTCTGTTGGTTTCATGATTCCTCAGGCTCGCCATCCGATCCCGACTCTGACTGACCAGATTCTTTCTTTGGGCTTGACTCCCTTAAATTCTAGGCAGGATGAGATGGGTGATTTTGCCAAACTCTCAACTGCATCCGTTTTGATGTCCCGCTCAGTTTGCAGGTTTTGGTATCCGTTCCCTAAGAGTTAAGTATTGCTCGAATATCTTTGAGAAGAATGAATAAGTGTAGTGGATCGGTCGGGGATGGCGTAAAGCCAAAATGTTCATAGAAGTTACGGGCAATATCATTTTTGGCATGGGCCGCTAATGCCCGAATCCCTGCAATATCGGCAGCGTTTAACGTACGATACATCGCATCCTTAAGCAACCCCGAGCCAACGCCTTTACCTTGCCATTGTTGGTCAACAGCTAATCGTGCTAATAGCATTAGGGGAACAGGATGGCGGGCCAGGCCTTTTTGACAGCGTTCTGGTGCATCATCATAAGAAACTTCACTAACGACGAGGGTATAAAATCCGATGATATGGGTATCCGCCAGGCCAACATAGGTTTGTGAAGCACTGGCCTGTTGATTCGGAAAGGCAAACCGAGATAGAAAACGATTCAGGGCTGCTTCCCCACAGTTAAACTCATCTACGGCGTGGTGTCGGGTTAGCTTTTCGATCTTGAAAACGGTCATGCCGAGGCGTTCTGCTCAAAAATGCTGGGTTCATTCAGTAAGCGTTTAAGGCGGGGGGGGTGCTGGGGTGGACGATCCAGAACTGCCATAAACTCAGTCCATTGTTCAGCATTTAGACCAAAATGACTGCGATCCGCTAAAGTCTCATCGGCCTGAGCTAAAGCACTTTCTAGAACAAACTCACTAACAGAGCGATTTGCAGCAGCAGCGGCCCGATAAAGTTTTTGCTTGGCACTGGGTGTCAGTCTCAAGTCTAGTTTTTCAGAACGGGTTGCGATTCGTGCCATAATGGTAGATTTTCTCAAGTAAGATAACCTTAACACAACTGCCAGACAATGTCGTGACACATCTCACACTGCCTTCTACAATAAAGTGATCATATTTTTTTAAGAATTTATCTAAAGACCAAGATCGGATTTAGCGGTTTCGGCCAGTTGCAGGAGTGCTGGAGTTGATAAGTCTGACCAGGCCATGTCTCCCATTTCTTGATAAAACTGGACATCATAGGGCCGCGTCCGAATCACCACTGGCATCGGTACGGCATGACCCAAGACTAAAGCCTGTTGTTTCGAGTCCAATTTAGCCAAGACGGCCCGCAAACTTTGCCCGCCGGATACCCCCGTGAAAATTGCCTCTATATCCTTTTCATCATTGAGTAGGGCAGTAATCCGCGTCCCAATTTGAGACATCACTTCACTGTCAATCCCAGAGGGACGTTGATCCACCACCAAGAGCGTGACGTAATATTTCCGCATTTCCCGGGCAATGATCCCAAAAATAGTTTGCTTTACAGTGCCAGGCTCTAGGAAACGATGGGCTTCTTCAATGGTGATCACCAGGGGGCGGGGGCGATCACTGGGATTTTTGGACTGAAGATAGGTTTCCGCTTGACGGACATAGGCCTGGTGGATGCGGCGGGAGATGATATTGGTGGCCAGCATATAGGAGAGCAGATTGGCCTGAGACCCAAATTCAATCACGACGTGTTTCCCATTGGCTAAAGCGGCTAAAATCTGCCCAATGTAGTTATGGCTGGTGGTATTGCGGAGATATTTCAGGCCTTCTAGGCGGGTTAACTTCCGTTGCAGGGCCATGATTGAAGCCTTACTGCCCATTTTGGTTTCGCAAAACTCCTGAATTTCTGAGTTAGTCATGACTAGTAAGCGATTAATCCAGGCCTGGCCAAACTCATTCCGTAAAATAATCGCATTTTCTAAACTAGCATCGGAAAGATTCAGTTCATTTTTCACCAACATCAAATCTTCAACTTCAATTTGATCAAAGCCAATAAATAATTCTTGGGCATCCCTGACTCCCCGCCGCTTTGTGGAATCTACATCCAACGTATAAATTTGTACTTGGGCAGGAAACAATTGTCGCAATCCCTTCACCATTCGTAAATCTTTGCCTTCGCAGGTGGCCTCCCAGCCATATTCCGAGTGCATATCAAAGATCAAATTCACGGCGGCCTGTTTCTGAATAATTCCGGCCAATAACAACCGTGTCAAAAAGGATTTACCCGTTCCTGATTTACCAAAAATGCCGTTACTGCGCTCAATAAACCGATCTAAATCCAAACAAATCGGGACATCCATATCAATCGGTTGCCCAATGGTAAAGTTCCGCCGATGGGGGTCATCTTCCCAACCAAAAACAGCCCGGAAATCCCCTGGGGTGGCTTCATAAACTTGACTAAAATGACTGGGAATTGTTTTGACGGGCAACAACTCTATTTCGGCACTGGATTGGGGCGGCATCCCTTGTTTTTGGCGTTTATGGTTGCGACTTGTGGGTAATGGCGGTGGCGTTGGGCGGGCCTGGGTAATCATCAGCATTGGTGCCAAATTAATCATCCCATAGGTGCTACTCCCGGCTAAAACTTCTTGCAAAAAGGTATTGGTTGGGGCAGGTGGGTTGGCCAGGATACGGGGATTCGTTGTCCCTAGAGAAACATCAGTTAATAAACAGAAAAAGCGTGATTTAAGCCCCTGAATAACAAGAAATTTACCAACTCGCATTTCCTCAACAGAAATATCAGGATGTAAGCGAATCTCTAAACCTTGACTCAAACATCCCTGAATCACAGAACCTAGAGGATTATATGGCTTCACTTTAAATCTCAAGGGTAGGGGATATTTCTCATCTTAAATAAGTTTCTAGATTCAGACAATAGCGAGTTTCACATCAGACTGGCGGTTAATAGAACTCCAGTTAGGAAATCCAGTGACCAAGCGCTTTGAACCGATCTCTATAATTACTCTAGATTTAGGCAGCGACAACAATTCTAAGTAACTATAGGAAACAAGTCAATATTTTAAAATTAGGGTTAAAAACACTTTTACATTTTAGGAATTTATCAATCAAACTGAGTCAAAATCGGGCATTTTGCCTTTCAGCAACGTTCCCTGATGACGGCATTAGCCAATATAGTAATCCGTCTTCATTTGTGAGAATGACTAATTATCAGAAGCCTTGGTAAAGAATCCCCCCTTGTTGAGCCTAGGATGAAACAAAAACTTTGTAGGGATAGATAATTCTGGGCTATTTTCACGAATCATTACTGTTTACTATAAGCGTGTTGGAAAATCATCGGAAACAGTTAGAGAATGTTTCAGAGCCTTCTCGATTTTACTTATGGAGAGTAGGGAACTCGAATCCGTTTCCGGCCAACTCAAAACCCAATAATATCAATACTTCCAGAGTCTTTATCTAAATCCTTGCTTAAACCTTGCTTAAAATCCCTAATTGATCCTGTTCTTTTTCAATGCATAAACCGAGAATTTATAGTCAATTTCTCTAGACAATTACTTGTCTAACGTTCATAATTGACCTGTGACAATTTAGGAAGTGGCACAGTGGCAGTCAACCCCTCACTAACTCAGTTATTCGGAACTGGAGCAACCCAAACCGAGACTTCAATCACAATCCAAAAAGATCAGTTACCAGGCCTGACAGCAACCGCGAACAACTCAGCCGAAGGGATAGCCGTAGCGATACTCAAACGGTGGTCACTAGGACAAGACAACAGTGCAGACTCGGAACTAGCCGTTAGGATTCAGCCGCCTTCAGTCGCGCAGCGAGGGGGAGTCACAAAAACTCTCTACAGATACCTGATTGACCTTTACGCCCCCTACACCGGCCCAACTGAACCCGATCCTGATGATTTCTAAATGATTTATTTACTTAATCCTCAAGGGATCCCCACAGCCCAACCTGGGGAGGGTGACTATCTCACGTTTTATAACTCGCAAAACAAGCCCAGGCGAGTAAATTGGAGTGAATTAAATTTTAGTAACTCTGGGCCAATTTCTGCTGAGAGCGTAACTGGATTAGTCGCATTTATTCAAAACACATTAATTCCAGCCGAAAATATAGATGGATTAGTTAATATTGTTCAAGCTACACCTACTAGCTGGCAAATTAGAAATAGCAATTTTAACGCTGTAGCCAATGCGAATTATTTTATTGATAACAAAACTAATCAAATAATTGCTACCTTACCTGCTAATCCTGCTACAGGTGACACCGTTAGATTCTTGTTATTAGGTGATAAACTAGTAACTTTTAATAGAAATGGCTCATTAACTTTAGGTTTATCAAATAATATAGTCGCTTTTAGCAAAGCTAAGTTAATGGAGCTAATTTTTTGTGATAGTGCTAACGGTTGGATTCCTTCAGATATTAATAATCAATTTCTCTCTAGGCCCTCAAGCTTTAATCAATTAACGATTAACTTAACCACTTTAGAGTCCTACAATTTAAACGGCAATCCAATTACTATTTTGACTGACGGAAACACCACCTCAGGATTAATTAAAGACGGTGGCACAGGATTTAGATTAAGAATTAATTTCACTAATTTAGTGTATGCGAATAGAATCATAGTTAACACTGGGCAATTCAACGGCAATTTTAACCAACCTACAGGATTACAGATTTTCAATTCTCCTAATGGGATTGATAACCTGGTTTCTACAGTTTCTTTAAATAGGACTTCTAATGAGCAAAGTTTTGATTTAACTAATATCAGTGCCTTAGATTCACCTGTTAGCAATCTTTCTATCAATTTCACGGGTAACCACGATACTGGAGATGGTTCACGGCAATCAATTAGAGAGATTAGGTTATTTGGATTCCAATTATGAATACAATACGAAGCTTTGGGTTAACCTTAACAGATACAAATCAAGGTGATTTATCAGTGTTCTATAAACCTGGGTTAATTCCTGGCACAGCATCCACTGATAGAGTAGCCGCTCTCATAAATTATCTATTTATTACTGTAAATTTGCCTAACGCTCCCGTAATCCAATCCTACTCAGGCCGGTCTGTTGCACTAACTCTTAAACCTTTTAGTAGTTCACCTGTATTAGAGATAAACACCTTAGACTTAAGACCGGCGGTAGTACCTTACACGATTGACCTTTTACCTTTCTTGTTTGGCCAAAGAAACCCTACTTTAGGGCCTGATTGTGAGATAGGGGTAAAGCTAATTGATAAGTCTTACGGCTATTTATTGAGCAACGAATCACTCACAATTTACGGCGCAGCCGGTGAGGAAATCGAAAATAATCAAGATACGATAATTCAAAAACTTAATTAAAAGGAATTAACAACTGTGCCGATAGCATTAGCACCCGTTTTAGCAGTAGGTCAGGCCGTGGCGATTGGGGCTGTCGCCGGGGCAGTAACTAACACTTTATTAAACGCTAACGCTCGCCGTTGGAAAGAGGATAGGGATGCCGGTCGCTTGCCTGGGCCTGGGATGCCACGGTGGGCGGTCGACCTGGGTGACACCCTAACTAATTACGAACCTCGACAACCTTTACCACCTAATCCTGCTACTAACTTTACTGGTGGTCAGTGCGCAGGGGTTCGTTACGAAGTTACGATTAATTCCACAATCAGGACTAGGATAGTTCCCGTTGTCGGCGAACCTTATTGGGAGGTTCAAAACTTTTCGGTAAATAACGCAAACGTTTACGGGCCTATTAAAGACGTGGCCTGGGTTAAAAGGCCAGGAACTACAGCTTTAATAGTTTTTGCTAAAGACTTTAGTGGACAAGACAAAGAGTTTCTTTTAGCTGGGAGTGCTACGAGTCCCTTCCAACAAAATTTTACTGTAAACTCAATCAGCACAACTGCTTTAGACGGAGCTTTAGATAATTGCGGCAATATAACTAACATAAATACAATCAATAATTACTACTACAACACAGTTAATAACAATACCACTATCAATCTGCCCCCATTGCCGACCGTAGAACCCCCAGAATTACCAAGTTTTGAATTGCCACGATTTGAACCCTATCAAACAGTCAGGCCTCTGACAGATTTAGACGATCCAATCGAATTACCGGAGCCGGAAGAACCACAACCCCCGGATTGGTACGATAACCCGCCTTGGTGGTACACCGCCGATCCAATCACAATCTTGCCCCCTGGTAGTGGTTCAATCACGGTATGCCCCCCAGCCCTGGAGCTATCCCCACAACTCGAATTTAAGATTGGGGAACTAAATCTCAACTTGTCAGGCCAGTTAAATGTGATAGCGGGACTCATAGCGGCCCTAAATGGAAAATTAGATTTAATCTTGGATGCAAACTTAACCTTAAAAGCAGAGTTGAATGCCCAACTATTTGCCATTGGTGGAATATTAACTCAAATTAACGCAAAATTAGAAGTTAATCCGCAATTTAATATAGATTTCAATCCAACCATTGACTTTAATCCTCAAATTGAAATTAGTCCAGAGTTTAATGCTGAAATCAATGCCAAGCTGGAGGCGATATTCAACATAATCAATAATTTCAATATTAACCCCCAGATAGAATTTAGTCCTCAAATTGACTTTAATCCTCAAATTGAAATCAGTCCAGAACTTGATATTGAACTGGCTGGAAAACTCGATTTATTGGTGTTGCTGATTCAAACCTTAGAAATTAAAGTTCCCCTGATAGAAACTGAAAAAATTATTGAGGTTCAAGTCGAAGTTCAACCCCCCACAGAAACCGTGACCCTAGAGGTAGTGGAGTGTGAGGAAGGGGAGGAACCCCGGCAAGTTTTACAACCGATTCAAACCTTAGTCGGTGCGGTTCCAGTCGAAGTCAGACAGAAATTTGCAGACACAGCGGCCAAGGCCCTGGAGGCCTGTCAAGAGGATGATGGGGCTGATTGTGAGGTGTTGCTTCCCAGCGACATCTATCAAGAGCTAAATGTCGAAAGTCAACTGATGATCCGCTTTGGCACGGAATACCAAAACACGACTGGTTGGCATACACAAATTCATATCCCTAACCCCATAGACGATCTTGACTGGTGTACTCACTTTGAAAGCCTAACCTGGGAACGGGGCCAGATAGTTGGTCGGGTCTATTTTGACCAGTCAGGAATCTATACAGGTGGTTATTTCAAAGACGAAGATGAAGCCCGGCGAGTGTTAGCGGACTTGCAAGCCTTGTCAAAAAGTCCCGTCACTCGTCCCTACCGGATCACGAAAGAAGGAAGCCCCAGGCGGAACCCCCAACAGCGATTCACTCGGGCCGTTCGGGCAGTAGTCGCAATTTTGGACAACCAAGGCAACGTGCTAGAAAAACGGTGCTATTGTCCCCCACCACCAGATAAACCCTGTTAACACTGTTCAGGAATTGGATTAAACGGATTCTCCTTAACGTAATAGCGGCTTTTGTCTTGCAACACCCAAAGGTGGCCCTTTCGCATCAATCTTCTTGCTTGATAGACGGAATAGTAGTTTTGTTCACACCACTTTTTTAAGGGCTTAAATCCATAATTAAGCGGTTCTGTAATCGGAATTTTTGGGGTTAATTCTTCATAGACTTTAGGGTGTTTACAGCCACAAGGAAAATTAGAGCGATAACTGTTAGGCGTTGATTTATAAGCCCTACCTGTCTTTTTTATACATTTGCTTGTTTTTTGTGCCATATAGTAGCGGATAGTTAGTTCTGGCAATTTAGTTTTAGTGGCTAAAAGCCCCACTAAGCAAGGATTTAAGCTAATTTCAGAGTGACCCTATTCAAGAAACCCCAATGTTGAATCTGGAATATTTTGACGATGCCGGAACAGCCACAGAAGCCGGAGTTTTTATCCCCCTTGCAGCCCTTCCTGGCATTACCGCAGAAGAACTTGATGCAAGTGCGCCTGCTAAGGAATCCAAAGCAATTCTATCAATTCTCACGAAGGTCTATACCTACATTGCTGCCTTAAGCTCTCCAGTTCTAGGATTTGCGGTGAGCAAAACAACTCCTAGCGGTGCGGCTTTAGATGTTGTCAACCAATCCTTCAATGCTACGGTTAACTACCTGGTCAATCATGCAGCTAATACCGTTGGCCCCGTGCCTGTGCCTGGTTCTGGAAGCAATGCCGGTCTCGGTGGTTTGCCGATTACCAGTGTTTTTCCGAGTGCGGCCAAAATTGCAGCATCAGGCTCTGTCAGTGGGGCGGGAATTTTGATTCCGACTTCAGAACTCACCCCCTATGGTTCCCCGGATCAGGCTGCCATTAACGCCGGTGCTGATTCTCGGAGTTGGTTCTCAGCTTTGATGCTCTATCTAACCGATCAAGCCAGTGCGCGGACTGCTTCGGTGGCCAGTGCCATTGTTAGCCGTTCGATTGGATCTGCGACTGGAACCAGTTTTCCTGCCAGTTGGATTCAAGCCACTAATCCGGTTTCTGGAGTGCTGTTGGCTGATGTGCCAAAACGGTCTCTGATTACCCGGACTTTTTCCGTCACTATTCAGTTGCTCCTGGATCAGGCCACTCAAGAGTTTGATGTCCGCTCTGTCACTGCCTAAATCCTCTTTGGGGTGAAGCGAGTCTTTGCCCTTTGATTGTCAAACTTGCAACAAAAGGAATATCTATCATGGCTCCAATTATTAGCCGTCAAATCAAAGAATACTGGTCAGATCTAAGTGACAATAACGGTGCACTTAAATATCCAAAAGTTCGATTCAAAATTAAAGAGGGCAAAGAAGATCAAGCGGGTAAATGCTCCGACATTGAGTTGCCTGATTCTGTCTGTTCCCCTGCGAATCTGTTAAAAATGCGGGCTTTAATTGTTACCTATAAGTCCGGTGAAAAAATCCGATACCCCATTGATCGAGCGGCTAAAATCGTACTGTGCGTTAGAAGCCTCAAAACAGACCAAAATGTCATCTGTATTGATTTAGATGGGGAAGAATGGGGGATTGTCCCGCCCTCCTTAGCTGGCTATACGCAGAAAACAGAAGCCTACACTTTGCCAACTGGAGTGAAATCAGAAAAGGATACGGGTAGTTTTGACTACACTAGCGAAATAATGGGTAAAATTCGTTATAAGTTCGCTATTGAGCTTGAACCTAAAGCAATTTCAGATAAGGCGTTGGCTTGCCTAGAAAACGCTGGAGGAAAAGATGGCTGTACAATTCCAATTCCCGGATTTGCCCCCCGCTACGCTGTCTTAAAAGCTAATCGAGCCAAGAAAGCTGGTGAACTAACTGATCCGCTGATTGTCCGAAAGGCTCCTATTGCTTCAATTTCTAAGGTGATGCCTTGCATCAAAGATTTGGGTTCCCAGGGTCTTTGCATTGGCTATAAAGGTGAGTCAATCAAGAACTTGCAAAACTTAGTCGGAGACGCTGGCACTGATTTAGTTCCGACTGGGTGATGTAATGGGCAAGTATATTACTAAATATTTTTCTGATTTTGGCTTTGTTTATGGGCAAGTTGAAATCGAAGTGTATTTAGTAATTGATGGGGTTTCACAGTCTAGCTCCTACGATTTTGAAACTGCATTGCTTCCCCAAGTGTGGAGAAATTGGTGTTTAACTCCAGAAAAAATGAGTTCTTTAGGGTTAAGAGGGGTGTGTCAGCCTCCTTATGGCCAACTCAGGGAAGCTCAGTTAACCCTTGCAGAAGGCATGGAGTTAAGAATCCCAGTTCCTTGGAGAGGCAACGATAGCCGATTTACTCAGTTTTTTCAGGATGTCAGTATCAATTCCTCTGTTCTGTTTACCGCTATTAAAGGGGAAGTGATCGGGGCCTTTTTTACGGAGTTGCATAGTCGCTGATGGCTGTTAAACGCTATAAGGATTTTGTCATGCTCTATGACTTGGATTTTAATAAGCAAGTTGTAGGGCGTAACCGAATCTATAAAGAGCAGTTAAACGAGCAAATCCAAACCCCAATCACCTCCCTGGCCTTGGCTCGGACAATCCCCACAGAAACAGGAGACCCTTCGATTGATGCCCCTCTGAAATTAGCCTTGGAGCTAACGAAAAATTCTAATTTTGTTTGTCGGTACGTGCTTTGTTGTTTGGAGAATCCCTTTAATAAAGGGGGAATCAGTGAGTTTAGAGCTATTGTTCCCTATCGCCCGACTGACCCATTTCATAAGGCCCATGTCCGGCAAATTTTAGGTGTTTCCAATGTGGAGAGTGGAGTTTACCACGGGGAGGAACACAAAACCTTGGCTAAGTTGACAGCGTTCTTATGAGTCTCACTCTTTTATTTGATGACCTCACCAGTTTGGATAAGTCAGATAAAACTGAACTCTTTACCGGAGGTGATTATCTACTCTTTATTACGCCGGATTTAGAACCTGATGAGGGTTTAGAG
Encoded proteins:
- a CDS encoding J domain-containing protein codes for the protein MNDYYELLGLSPRASKADIKAAFLQLCKEYHPDKLPPGTPEKARHLVEEHFKKINEAYQVLSEQETRPTFSRPTDPAWQTQDEPTPKTPPYYRDIFNPQKMNRVSERLEQDCQDIELTYQRRLNEIHQTISRRIGALGIQPGDLKAMTRQGKASIVIFYSLLSLVSLAVVQGILIVIRQAWINRFPILWLLLALLFLLALVGIFAFGFMAVKSGLIPVVSQAIFNQAQQINQELKNATTKANLDRLEAKQLWQRKLRQQIDFYKTIPIYKLTADYVATLDAEHQFLLLQALRERSDFCQLDHSLREVAQITISMGIMNMLFGATTVVKS
- a CDS encoding glutaredoxin family protein yields the protein MVHLILYSKPGCHLCAGLVEKLNQIQDLLFELEIRDITTQDRWLNAYQYEVPVLKQMINGQEMPIPRPSPRLSVSQLATHLQKHLIATPA
- a CDS encoding vWA domain-containing protein, which translates into the protein MIIQLQASLSDAALPANQASQRQISVSLSAQANQTGPNPPLNVCLILDHSGSMAGQPLETVKKAAQSIVDRMRPQDRLAIVIFDHTAKVLVPNQTVTNPAQMKAKIASVTAAGGTAIDLGMKLGLEQLAEGKKDAISQAFVLTDGENEHGSNEKCLTYAQLATSYNITFNALGFGEHWNQYTLEKIADAGAGLLSYIEYPEQAISVFQALFNRIQSIGLTNAHLEINLGPGVKLADLKAAAQVAPETIELDQQISRLSPSQASIRIGDILVASPRTLLINVYLDPLPSGTHPIAELQVKYDDPAQGLTGLLSEKIPLMIKAEATYQPQPDLEVQKSILALGKYRQTQMAEKKLAAGDKAGAATLLQTAAKTALQMGDQNGATVLQRTATQLQAGEELSQSERKKTLLASKTVLGAPPTP
- a CDS encoding GNAT family N-acetyltransferase, translated to MTVFKIEKLTRHHAVDEFNCGEAALNRFLSRFAFPNQQASASQTYVGLADTHIIGFYTLVVSEVSYDDAPERCQKGLARHPVPLMLLARLAVDQQWQGKGVGSGLLKDAMYRTLNAADIAGIRALAAHAKNDIARNFYEHFGFTPSPTDPLHLFILLKDIRAILNS
- a CDS encoding type II toxin-antitoxin system TacA family antitoxin; protein product: MARIATRSEKLDLRLTPSAKQKLYRAAAAANRSVSEFVLESALAQADETLADRSHFGLNAEQWTEFMAVLDRPPQHPPRLKRLLNEPSIFEQNASA
- a CDS encoding ATP-binding protein — encoded protein: MKPYNPLGSVIQGCLSQGLEIRLHPDISVEEMRVGKFLVIQGLKSRFFCLLTDVSLGTTNPRILANPPAPTNTFLQEVLAGSSTYGMINLAPMLMITQARPTPPPLPTSRNHKRQKQGMPPQSSAEIELLPVKTIPSHFSQVYEATPGDFRAVFGWEDDPHRRNFTIGQPIDMDVPICLDLDRFIERSNGIFGKSGTGKSFLTRLLLAGIIQKQAAVNLIFDMHSEYGWEATCEGKDLRMVKGLRQLFPAQVQIYTLDVDSTKRRGVRDAQELFIGFDQIEVEDLMLVKNELNLSDASLENAIILRNEFGQAWINRLLVMTNSEIQEFCETKMGSKASIMALQRKLTRLEGLKYLRNTTSHNYIGQILAALANGKHVVIEFGSQANLLSYMLATNIISRRIHQAYVRQAETYLQSKNPSDRPRPLVITIEEAHRFLEPGTVKQTIFGIIAREMRKYYVTLLVVDQRPSGIDSEVMSQIGTRITALLNDEKDIEAIFTGVSGGQSLRAVLAKLDSKQQALVLGHAVPMPVVIRTRPYDVQFYQEMGDMAWSDLSTPALLQLAETAKSDLGL